The nucleotide sequence CATCTCGTACGGGAAACCTCGAAATTTCAGCCGGAGTATATCGTTATATACGAGTACACATGCACgtgattcaaaagaaagCCCCCACCACTACTGACAAATGCGTAAGTCCTCAACGATAATAGTGCCCAAAACATGAGCCAAAACGTGGTTCTCATTACTATTTGGCGTGTTCATGGTGTTGACAGCACTTTTTCTAGCACAGCAGTGCTAAATTAACCCCCAGTTCGGCTGTCTCTTGGGTTTGTAACGGTGTAAATGTGTCTCCGcaacaatatttttatCATATTGAAAGATAATAGTTTCCATTCTAAATATTGTTTCTATTCtagtatatatgtaataaTTATTGCAAGttcgaagaaaaggaagacaAAGAAAGGATTCCTCCCTCCAAGACCATCGGGCTGTGATAGACTAGCTAGGTCTGAGAAAGTTTGGCACAGCGTTGGCTAAGAAACACATTTATAGAATTCGACTTACAGGgagtgttttttttttattattttattcgTGTAGAAAGTCGTGAAACTTCGAGATGTTCAAGTTAAAGAATATGTTCAAGAGGAAAAGTCCAGCTCCAACAGTGCTACCTGACACAACTGAGGGTGGGAGTACAAGTGGAGGCTCTACTACACTGGAGATTTCATTTCAGAAGCAGCTGAATGTCTCAGAGAAGACTTCTACTGTGTCAAATAGTGCAAAAGAAGAGCCAGAGCAAATAattgttgaacaagagGAACACGCTAGATCTTCTGAGGACACGACTAAAGTAGAGGAGATTGAGGCAGATGAAGATAGTACAGATAGCACTATGACTCCACCTGAAGAGCCAGAGGGTAACTTTGCTGAACAGAGTGAGTTGAGGGACTACACTTTGATTCAGAAGATCGGTGAAGGTGCGTTTTCGAAAGTTTACCGGGGTGTTCCTTCCAAAAGTAATAGTTCCAACACTTCTTCGAGCGTGATTGCCAACCAGTACAAGCAGGTTGCGATCAAGGTTATTATCAAGCAGCAATTACCTAACTCCAAGAGCAAACGTGGTGAGCATGAGGAAAATAAAGGGAAAACTTCTACTGCTGAGCAAGTCTTGAAGGAAATTGCTATCCATAAGATGGTTTCTGCGGGCCAAAATATAGTTACGTTCATTGATTTCCAAGAATCGGACTCAtactattatattattcaaGAGCTTTTGTCAGGCGGTGAGATTTTCGGCGAGATTGTGAAGTACACTTATTTCAGCGAAGATCTCTCGCGTCATGTTATCAAGCAAGTTGCTCATGCGGTAAAATATATGCATCAACTGGGAGTGGTACACCGTGATATTAAGCCGGAGAATCTGCTATTTGAACCCATCGATTTCATCCCTAACCCTAAACGTAAGCTAAGAAAATCTGATGATCCTTCCACAAAGCTCGATGAAGGTATCTTTAGACCTAACatcggtggtggtggtattgGTGTAGTAAAATTAGCAGATTTCGGGTTATCGAAACAGATCTTCCAGACAAACACCAAGACCCCATGTGGTACCGTAGGTTACACAGCCCCTGAAGTTGTCAAGGATGAACGTTATTCAATGCAAGTAGACATGTGGGGTGTCGGCTGCGTCCTTTACACTATGCTTTGTGGGTTTCCTCCTTTCTTCGATGAGAAGATCGATGTTTTAACCGAAAAGATTTCAAGAGGTGAATATACCTTTTTAAGACCATGGTGGGATGAAATAAGTGACGGAGCCAAGAATTGTGTACGGAAATTACTAGAAGTGGACCCAGCCAAGCGTTACACAGCTGATCAGCTACTGGAAGACTCATGGTTGAATACTTATGACTGCATCCCTTCATCGATCGGACAGCAGGAAAATATCAACAGCAGCTCAAACATGTCGAAAAGAAGACATTCTCACAGACACGCAAGGAAGGCTTACAAGAAGGACACTGCATTATTATACTCTCCTGCTGCGGTAGCTATGCGTGATGCATTTGATGTTTCCAATGCTGTTCAACGTATCGAGGATGATAGGAGGATGACCCCTGGCCCTAAAAACATTTATAATGGTTTGGACGTACTAGCGGAAGACGTCGAGTCAGAGATCCAACACAGAGAGCCGTTTACTTTAAAATTGGATAGTAGCTCGATCATAAAACGTCGTCGCAATAATGTTTGAGATATAACGATTTTATGTCTTTCGTTGTGTTCCTTACTTCCCCCCCTCCTCTTCGTGTACTTTTATATCATGATGATCATTGCAGCTCTATTAATTATGTAACTGGTACTGTGTACCAGTCAAtcttatttttaatatcCTTTTAAGTAAAACCCCCCCATAATCTTTGACGCATTTTTACACATCATAGAGTTGTCCTTAAGATATACCACTCCTCTCAGTGGTGAATAATTTATTTACATGTTTGttgtataatatatattagCATGAGCTCTAGTTATAATAGTCTGAAAGAATTGCTTGTAGTCTGTCATGAGTAACCGGTTGCATGCCATGATAGTACATATTGAAACTACCTCTCCCTTGCGTAATACTTCtgattttattattgtatGCAACCATTTCCTTCAATGGTGCCTGGGCTTGAATAAGCTTTGGGGCCTGCGCCTCCTTACCTATCTTTGCAAATTCCAATGTCATATCCTTAGGTAACCACATTTGCTCGGCGATATTTTTGAAGGTAATGTTAGATTCATCAATGGCACTGGTGTTCTCATCTTCGATAGATAAGATGTTTGCCTTTCTGGCACTTGATAGGTCCTGAATAATAGGTCCCATGTCCTGTTGTTGAACCATCACTTCAACGTTCATAACCGGTTCTAATACTGAGAAGTTCTTCTCGTCTTCCTCAGCAAGAATTTGAGAAAAGAGCTGTCTGCTATGAGTTAGTAGTGGTGTAATCGAGGTTGCATCCTTTGGCACCTCCCAATCTCCCCTAATACGAACAACACAGCTGTTTAATGGGAAACCTCCGATTTTCCCACCTCTCTGTAAAGCAACCAAACAACTAGGCAACAGGGAATTGACAACGGTAACGTATGGCACTTGAAATGGCCAGTTCTTCTCTGCGTCATAAGTCATATGTTTTTCCATTACCATAAAGTTATTATCACTTGCTAAAGAATACCATTCTTCGTTACCTGGTGGATTagatttgatttcttcGTCCAATGGCTCAATTACCGCAGTAATTCTGTAACCATCCTCCGTTTCAATCGTCCTTTCCTTGCATGTAGAGTTTACAGTTTCCTTATAAGAAACAATAACTTTACCTACGTCAACTTGTGCattcaattcattcaaTAACCGATCTCTTGCGATTTCCAAATGAAGTTCTCCCATACCGCTTAATAGTGTTTGTCCACTCTCTTCATCCTGAGTAACAACAAGCGAGGGATCTTCTCTTGTTAATTGAGCCAAAGCTTCTTCCATAGGTTTCTTGTTACCCAACGTCTTTGGTTCAATTGCAGCGTTAAACACTGGTGGGGGGATTTCGATTGGGTTGATCTTCAACGTtaactctttcttcttatCAAACGACCGTATGCCGTCCTTCTTGGTGACATGGGTGATAATTGTATCACCAGTTTTAATATATTCAGAGACATTAGAACCAGTAAGTACACCAATATCGCCGGGATACAATTCGTTGACTTCTTCTGGGATGTTAGCATGCATTTGAATGAGCTTTCCAATCTTGAACTTAGTACCAGTGGTAGTATTGTAAACCGTATGGTTGGAACGAAGCACACCTGAGTACACTCTGATAAACACCATTGTACCTCTGATAGCATCGGTAATAACTTTAAATGCAAGAGAAACACAAAGGTTTGGattattgttcaagatTAAACCGTTCTTTGGATTACTAGTGACTTTAATATCTTTATTATTAACTTCAGGTGGCCTAGCTTCCGACGGGTCGGGCAAATAGTTTACAATCGCATCAAGCAAAGGTTGTACACCAATATTTCTGAAAGATGCACCACAGAGAACTGGAGTTGCATGTAAAGATAACGTTGCGTTACGAATCGACTTGTTCAACACATCTGGAGATACTTTCAAATAATCACCATCTGCATCACTCAAAAAGTGCTCTACAAGCGATTCGTCTACCTCCCCTAGCGTCTCTACCAATGCTTCCCTACCATGTAGAAGATCATCATAGTACTCGTGTCCTTCAGTCACGTCAATAACATTGATCTTGTCCGGATCGTCACGGTCCCAAACCAGCTGTTTCCCATAAATAAGGTCCAATACACCCACAAATTTAGAATCTTTCGTACCAGGTTCTACCTTAAATACCGGAGTATTGACTAAAAGTGCCCGTGTGTTCATTTTAACCACTAGTTCTTTCACAGTTCTGCTAAACCCAGCCCCTTCTCTGTCCATCTTGTTTAGAAAGCATATCTTAGGCAATCCACTAGATTGTTTCCAAACTTTCTCCGTCTGAGCCTCCACACCAGCAACAGAGTCTAATATGGTCACACATCCATCAAGAACCTTCAATGATCTTATCACTTCAAATGTGAAGTCTGCATGACCCGGTGTATCAATAAGATTCACCTTATAAtccttcttccaattgaaagaaatagcTGCACTCTGAATCGTAATCCCTCTTGACCGTTCTTGTGGTAAATAATCCGTAATCGTGTCACCTTGATCCACATCACCTATACGGTTTATTTTCCCACTATAGTAGAGCATTCGCTCAGTTGTAGTAGTCTTGCCCGCATCGATATGAGCAATGATACCAATATTCCTAACTTTACTCAAATCTCTCTTCGAATTCGTTGCATAACGTCGAACAAATAGCTTCAAAAACATTGCAGTATCAACCAATGTGATTATTCACACTAAATGTAAAGCAACTAGACTGCCAAGAAGAACATAAGGCCTCTCAACTCGTCCTATTTCTTCACCATCGtgttctttctcttgttaGCGCATCGCATCTCAAAAATCATGAGCGACggatacttttttttttttttcactcttCAAGGTGCTAAAGTCATCGCATGGACTTGAACAAAACTTCACGATATAACAGTTGGAAAGAAGCAGAGAGAAGGGTCTTTAAGAGGGACTATCTCGCATTGGATAGTGCTTTAATAGCGAGCTAAAGCACCAGAGATTAAACATAGCAGCAATGTCAGAACAAGAATTTAACATTACGGATACAtatttgaagtttttggCCGAAGATAGTGAGATGACGATGCCCATTGCGGCAATCGAGGCATTAGTGACGATGTTGAAGGTGCGGAACCCCAAGACTTCGGCAGAGATGATCAAGTCTACGAAGCAGAGTATCGAGGAATTGACTACTTCTATTCCAAACTCGATTTCTTTACGTGCTGGGTGTGATATCTTTATGCGATTTGTATTGAAGAACACACATCTCTATGGGGATTGGGAGAATTGCCAGCAACATTTGATCGAGAACGGGCATTTATTTGTGAGCCGTGCGAAGCAGTCCAGAAACAGGATTGCTGAAATTGGTCTTGACTTTATTTCAGACGATGATATCATTCTAGTGCATGGTTTTTCGAGAGCCGTATTTTCGCTTCTGAGCCATGCTGCAGAGAAGTTGATCCGTTTCAGATGCGTAGTGACTGAATCGAGACCGTCGAGTCAGGGGAAGCAACTGTATGACTTGTTAAAGGGGAAAGGTATACCTGCCACTTTGATTGTAGATAGTGCAGTTGGCACAATTATCCACAAAgtgaacaaaatatttgttgGTGCTGAAGGAGTTGCTGAGTCCGGAGGTATTTTCAACTTAGTAGGCACATATTCTATTGGTGTGCTAGCCAAGAATGCCAGGAAGCCATTTTATGTGGTGAGCGAGTCGCACAAGTTCGTGCGTATGTTCCCACTTTCGCCAGATGACATTCCGATGGAAAGGGATCCCTTGGACTTCTCCAAGAACAACACAGAAGACAACGACGAATATCCTTTGAGCGGACCCTCACTAGATTTCACCAGTCAGGAATACATAACGGCATTGATAACGGATCTTGGTGGCTTAACACCTAGTGCTGTTTCCGAGGAGTTGATCAAAATGTGGTATGATTGATCAGGCTAATATACTGTATCGATTCATATTTAACATccatataatatattatatatatatataaaattaGAACAACTTCGATAGATACGTTGCTTCATCGTCTTTAGGCTTCAAGGTTTCTCTGACTGAGTCCTTGCACGTTATCTCCTCCACAAACGCCTCGTATGTATCCTCTTTCCACTCTAAATCCTTTGGctcctcttcttccgcGACCTTGTGCGCCAGAAGAGCTCCGCCTAACCGATTCTGGTTGGCTTCACTCGAACTTTTCACAGACATAGTCACAACTTGGTTGCTCTTAGCATTATTAGAACCAGCTCCGGCCGCCCTCTTAGAATCATCGTCCTTACGAGCCTTTTGCTGCACATCGATATAGTTGAAATATGGTCTCATTTGCGCTACCTTCTCAACTGGCACCAAGTATAGCTGCCCCTCCTTCATAACACCCACATATTGCTGCATATCACTCTCTACTGCAACACCGCTAAGGGACTGCAACTCTACATTGTCCCATACCTCCTTGGCCTTCTCTTTGTCGTAAAACACCTGCGTATTCAACGGTATATCCAGCTCCCAAACATGTGATTCCTCTTTGTACCGTACCCCAGCCACAGGAGGATGTTCTTCCATATTCTTCGACAGTTTTTTAGGCTTATTAACAAACTGCAACACGTGCAATGGACAAGGCCCCGTCGTTAGGTTGATAGGGATCTCTTGAACCACcggatcttcttcttcttcttcacctgcaaacactttcttttcatcgCGTTCAGCACCGTTCATCGACACAtcaccatcttcatccGCTACAAAAAGCCCGCTAGACATTCTTAACCACTATAATACTTCCGAATACCAACCAAAACGCCCAAAAGAACGCTCCAATCGACTTCTGCAGTCCAAACTTGTCGCTTCTTTCCACTATAGATCACTAGTACTTTCCCATCATATACAAAAGTGCCAAAATTTCAGCTTAGACAGCCCATGCGATGAGCCGTGTATAGTGATgatattttccaattcaacGAAAGATCGAGTAAATTGTCCAAATGCAGCCCTTTTGAAGCGCAAAAAAGTGTCACTACGACTGGTATGAATCTTGTAGAGTTTGAGGGTCAATAAAAGCTCGTGGGGCGGTCCCTAAGAGTCAATTTTACCTCACTTTCGCTTCTGTGTTATTGCTTtttgaaa is from Kluyveromyces marxianus DMKU3-1042 DNA, complete genome, chromosome 2 and encodes:
- the RCK2 gene encoding serine/threonine protein kinase RCK2, with translation MFKLKNMFKRKSPAPTVLPDTTEGGSTSGGSTTLEISFQKQLNVSEKTSTVSNSAKEEPEQIIVEQEEHARSSEDTTKVEEIEADEDSTDSTMTPPEEPEGNFAEQSELRDYTLIQKIGEGAFSKVYRGVPSKSNSSNTSSSVIANQYKQVAIKVIIKQQLPNSKSKRGEHEENKGKTSTAEQVLKEIAIHKMVSAGQNIVTFIDFQESDSYYYIIQELLSGGEIFGEIVKYTYFSEDLSRHVIKQVAHAVKYMHQLGVVHRDIKPENLLFEPIDFIPNPKRKLRKSDDPSTKLDEGIFRPNIGGGGIGVVKLADFGLSKQIFQTNTKTPCGTVGYTAPEVVKDERYSMQVDMWGVGCVLYTMLCGFPPFFDEKIDVLTEKISRGEYTFLRPWWDEISDGAKNCVRKLLEVDPAKRYTADQLLEDSWLNTYDCIPSSIGQQENINSSSNMSKRRHSHRHARKAYKKDTALLYSPAAVAMRDAFDVSNAVQRIEDDRRMTPGPKNIYNGLDVLAEDVESEIQHREPFTLKLDSSSIIKRRRNNV
- the MEF2 gene encoding mitochondrial elongation factor MEF2, with product MFLKLFVRRYATNSKRDLSKVRNIGIIAHIDAGKTTTTERMLYYSGKINRIGDVDQGDTITDYLPQERSRGITIQSAAISFNWKKDYKVNLIDTPGHADFTFEVIRSLKVLDGCVTILDSVAGVEAQTEKVWKQSSGLPKICFLNKMDREGAGFSRTVKELVVKMNTRALLVNTPVFKVEPGTKDSKFVGVLDLIYGKQLVWDRDDPDKINVIDVTEGHEYYDDLLHGREALVETLGEVDESLVEHFLSDADGDYLKVSPDVLNKSIRNATLSLHATPVLCGASFRNIGVQPLLDAIVNYLPDPSEARPPEVNNKDIKVTSNPKNGLILNNNPNLCVSLAFKVITDAIRGTMVFIRVYSGVLRSNHTVYNTTTGTKFKIGKLIQMHANIPEEVNELYPGDIGVLTGSNVSEYIKTGDTIITHVTKKDGIRSFDKKKELTLKINPIEIPPPVFNAAIEPKTLGNKKPMEEALAQLTREDPSLVVTQDEESGQTLLSGMGELHLEIARDRLLNELNAQVDVGKVIVSYKETVNSTCKERTIETEDGYRITAVIEPLDEEIKSNPPGNEEWYSLASDNNFMVMEKHMTYDAEKNWPFQVPYVTVVNSLLPSCLVALQRGGKIGGFPLNSCVVRIRGDWEVPKDATSITPLLTHSRQLFSQILAEEDEKNFSVLEPVMNVEVMVQQQDMGPIIQDLSSARKANILSIEDENTSAIDESNITFKNIAEQMWLPKDMTLEFAKIGKEAQAPKLIQAQAPLKEMVAYNNKIRSITQGRGSFNMYYHGMQPVTHDRLQAILSDYYN
- the GCN3 gene encoding translation initiation factor eIF2B subunit alpha, which codes for MSEQEFNITDTYLKFLAEDSEMTMPIAAIEALVTMLKVRNPKTSAEMIKSTKQSIEELTTSIPNSISLRAGCDIFMRFVLKNTHLYGDWENCQQHLIENGHLFVSRAKQSRNRIAEIGLDFISDDDIILVHGFSRAVFSLLSHAAEKLIRFRCVVTESRPSSQGKQLYDLLKGKGIPATLIVDSAVGTIIHKVNKIFVGAEGVAESGGIFNLVGTYSIGVLAKNARKPFYVVSESHKFVRMFPLSPDDIPMERDPLDFSKNNTEDNDEYPLSGPSLDFTSQEYITALITDLGGLTPSAVSEELIKMWYD
- the RPC37 gene encoding DNA-directed RNA polymerase III subunit C37 produces the protein MNGAERDEKKVFAGEEEEEDPVVQEIPINLTTGPCPLHVLQFVNKPKKLSKNMEEHPPVAGVRYKEESHVWELDIPLNTQVFYDKEKAKEVWDNVELQSLSGVAVESDMQQYVGVMKEGQLYLVPVEKVAQMRPYFNYIDVQQKARKDDDSKRAAGAGSNNAKSNQVVTMSVKSSSEANQNRLGGALLAHKVAEEEEPKDLEWKEDTYEAFVEEITCKDSVRETLKPKDDEATYLSKLF